In Roseofilum casamattae BLCC-M143, the following proteins share a genomic window:
- a CDS encoding ATP-binding protein has protein sequence MKPSSEHSPSAQGTWLNRLNHPVPLRWLLVIPFVLQIFTAVGLTGYLSIRNSNHAIDDLVERLQEKAVSRVDNHLDNYLALPHQILELNLDVLETGLIDRADIEGFGRHFWKQSQVFPQFSYIGYYLQDNTAVGAGRWLEGYDVLISLNPSGGIQDYSYATDEQGNLTELVYEAPYEATTDSFYINTLAAGKAIWSDIYAVEGFGTYVVVSASVPVPDRNGEIIGVMSIDLLLSDISQFLGQLEVSPGAELLILENDGDLVASSSDEPIVSIQSNNEELEHYNIVNYPDPIAPAIARGIADNVGELTAINTTERFDLEFARQRYYVQIKPWQDEYGLDWLVVVAIPRSDFTAQIDANTRTTILLCLIALGTATVLGIYTSRWIARPILMLQEASEAIAEGQLDRVVEIYGIEELEKLARMFNQMAGRLQSSFSELETRVAERTVELQQAKEDADRANQAKSEFLASMSHELRTPLNGILGYAQILEQSHLPKTAQRDGVNIIYQCGLHLLDLINDVLDLAKIEARKLVLIPKPLHFPSLLQSVVELCRPRAEEQGLDFRYEVSSDLPDGVVVDEKRLRQVLLNLLGNAIKFTERGSVTLRVNAIEGSAECSSLLFQVSDTGVGIAAADLEKLFAAFEQVGDREKQAEGTGLGLAISQKIVGLMGGKLQVRSEPGRGSEFFFTLELPVAMNWAKQQIGIDRDRRIIGYEGDRHTILIVDDRWENRAVLVHLLEPLGFTTLEAENGREGLAQLRDRRPDLVITDLVMPVMDGFELIRMIRQSEDLQHYKIVVSSASVSRADRQKSLDSGGDLFLSKPIDARELLAVVAQCLDVTWCYGNQEELSDGESEMKAIEQIFPPSEYIEELLAIAHQGDPTAICDRLETWEECYRDFAHSIVELAEDFKIEEIEDLLQHYLDREFNDAT, from the coding sequence GTGAAACCCTCTTCCGAACATTCCCCTTCTGCTCAAGGGACCTGGCTCAATCGATTGAACCATCCCGTACCTTTACGATGGCTTCTCGTTATTCCATTTGTACTGCAAATCTTTACCGCCGTGGGCTTAACGGGCTATCTTTCCATCCGCAACAGCAACCACGCAATTGATGACTTGGTAGAACGCTTGCAAGAGAAAGCAGTTTCCCGCGTTGATAACCACTTAGATAATTACTTGGCTCTGCCCCATCAAATTCTGGAACTGAACTTAGATGTACTCGAAACCGGATTAATCGATCGCGCGGATATTGAAGGTTTCGGTCGCCACTTCTGGAAACAATCGCAAGTCTTTCCCCAGTTTAGCTACATTGGATATTACCTGCAAGATAACACGGCAGTGGGGGCCGGACGGTGGTTAGAAGGGTACGATGTCTTGATTTCACTCAATCCTAGTGGCGGTATTCAAGACTATTCCTATGCCACCGACGAGCAAGGCAATTTAACCGAATTAGTTTATGAAGCCCCCTATGAAGCAACAACTGATAGTTTTTATATCAATACCTTAGCTGCTGGAAAAGCAATTTGGAGCGATATCTATGCGGTAGAAGGGTTTGGGACTTATGTGGTGGTTTCTGCTAGCGTTCCAGTCCCCGATCGCAATGGCGAGATAATTGGCGTGATGAGCATTGACTTATTGCTCTCAGATATCAGTCAGTTTTTAGGCCAGCTCGAGGTGAGTCCTGGAGCCGAACTGTTAATTTTGGAGAACGATGGAGATTTAGTCGCCAGTTCCAGTGACGAGCCAATTGTCTCGATTCAGAGCAATAACGAAGAACTGGAGCATTATAATATTGTCAATTATCCCGATCCCATTGCTCCCGCGATCGCCCGAGGAATTGCAGACAATGTCGGCGAACTGACAGCAATTAACACCACCGAGCGCTTCGATCTCGAGTTTGCCCGACAGCGTTACTACGTGCAAATTAAACCTTGGCAAGACGAGTATGGCTTAGATTGGTTGGTCGTCGTTGCCATCCCTCGATCGGATTTTACGGCCCAAATTGATGCCAATACCCGCACGACCATTCTCCTGTGTCTGATTGCCTTAGGGACGGCAACGGTTTTGGGTATTTATACGTCTCGCTGGATTGCTCGTCCAATTCTTATGCTCCAAGAGGCCAGCGAAGCCATTGCCGAGGGACAGCTCGATCGCGTTGTCGAAATCTATGGCATTGAGGAACTGGAAAAATTAGCCCGCATGTTCAACCAAATGGCCGGACGCCTCCAGTCTTCCTTTAGCGAACTAGAAACTCGCGTTGCCGAGCGCACGGTAGAATTACAGCAGGCGAAAGAAGATGCGGACAGAGCGAACCAAGCGAAAAGCGAGTTTTTGGCGAGCATGAGTCACGAACTGCGCACTCCTCTCAATGGCATCCTCGGTTACGCGCAAATTTTGGAACAGAGCCATCTGCCAAAGACCGCCCAGCGCGATGGTGTTAATATTATTTACCAATGCGGCTTGCACTTGCTGGATCTAATTAACGATGTGTTGGATCTGGCGAAAATTGAGGCGCGCAAGCTAGTGTTGATTCCCAAACCCTTGCACTTCCCCTCATTGTTGCAAAGCGTCGTCGAATTATGTCGTCCTCGAGCCGAAGAACAAGGACTGGATTTTCGCTACGAGGTGAGTTCCGATCTGCCCGATGGCGTAGTGGTGGATGAAAAGCGACTGCGCCAAGTGTTGCTCAATCTTTTAGGCAATGCGATTAAGTTTACCGAACGAGGTTCGGTGACATTGCGGGTAAATGCGATCGAAGGTTCCGCAGAATGTTCGTCTTTGCTCTTTCAGGTTTCCGATACTGGAGTCGGTATTGCAGCAGCGGATCTGGAAAAATTGTTTGCGGCCTTCGAGCAAGTGGGCGATCGCGAAAAACAAGCGGAAGGGACGGGTTTGGGGTTAGCCATCTCTCAGAAAATTGTTGGGTTAATGGGGGGAAAGCTGCAAGTGCGGAGCGAACCGGGGCGGGGAAGTGAATTTTTCTTTACCCTAGAATTGCCTGTAGCGATGAATTGGGCGAAGCAGCAAATAGGTATCGATCGCGATCGGCGGATTATCGGTTATGAGGGCGATCGCCACACGATCCTGATTGTAGACGATCGCTGGGAAAATCGTGCCGTATTGGTTCATCTGCTGGAACCTTTAGGCTTTACCACCCTGGAAGCCGAAAATGGCCGGGAGGGACTGGCACAATTGCGCGATCGCCGTCCGGATTTAGTCATTACCGACTTAGTGATGCCGGTGATGGATGGCTTTGAATTGATCCGCATGATTCGCCAGAGCGAGGACTTACAGCACTACAAGATTGTGGTTTCTTCCGCATCAGTCTCTCGCGCCGATCGGCAAAAGTCCCTCGATAGCGGTGGGGATCTCTTTTTAAGCAAACCCATTGATGCGCGGGAGTTATTGGCAGTTGTGGCGCAATGTTTGGATGTAACGTGGTGCTATGGGAATCAAGAGGAGTTGTCCGATGGGGAATCTGAGATGAAGGCGATCGAGCAAATTTTCCCACCGTCCGAATATATCGAGGAATTACTGGCGATCGCCCATCAGGGAGATCCCACAGCCATTTGCGATCGCCTCGAGACTTGGGAAGAGTGCTACCGAGACTTTGCCCATTCCATTGTCGAACTGGCCGAAGATTTTAAGATTGAGGAAATTGAAGACCTATTGCAACACTATTTAGACCGAGAATTTAATGATGCCACATAA
- a CDS encoding FAD-dependent oxidoreductase, which produces MTSSVKIIIIGGGIAGLTCAIAALQAGLEVQVYEKRTLEGMLSGPGGIFIQRNAIAVYQKLGLDREIYAGGGTITKGGFCDRQGQPLYLNSPQFIGQSDLGACLSRPALQTILYHRLPEGTVHTEKRCASFAQTADGVEVTFSDGSSARGDILVGADGLYSQVRSWLHPDTEAPPIYSGLRCWRGIFNGDNISFNRDYSWGELWGIGDRFGYFKLERNRWGFYAFNSVPIDVPLSPMGSRKDILNQLFSDYGNPIPQIVDAIAEDNIYEDNIYDRLPLPGSWGTDRVTLIGDAAHPVQPNIGQGGCIAIEDAYELVKFIRNTSQISQLSAALREFEQHRSPRVEKVFATARQIGTLGALNTPFSCGLRNWIYRLTPTWLGDLQFKWLFDYQP; this is translated from the coding sequence ATGACATCTTCAGTAAAGATAATTATTATTGGTGGAGGTATCGCCGGATTAACTTGTGCGATCGCAGCCTTGCAAGCAGGTCTCGAGGTACAAGTTTATGAAAAAAGAACCCTAGAGGGAATGCTATCGGGACCGGGTGGAATTTTTATCCAACGAAATGCCATAGCAGTATACCAAAAATTAGGATTAGACCGAGAAATTTATGCCGGTGGGGGGACGATTACAAAAGGGGGGTTTTGCGATCGCCAAGGTCAACCTCTCTATCTTAATTCACCACAGTTTATCGGGCAATCGGATCTGGGCGCGTGTTTGAGTCGCCCAGCACTACAAACCATTCTCTACCATCGGTTACCAGAAGGCACCGTACATACAGAAAAGCGCTGTGCCTCATTCGCGCAAACCGCAGACGGAGTCGAAGTAACTTTTAGCGATGGATCGTCCGCAAGAGGCGATATTTTAGTGGGAGCAGACGGTCTTTATTCCCAAGTGCGATCGTGGCTGCACCCAGACACTGAAGCTCCTCCCATTTATAGCGGCCTGCGTTGCTGGCGAGGTATTTTTAACGGGGATAATATTTCCTTCAATCGCGATTACAGTTGGGGGGAATTGTGGGGAATTGGCGATCGATTTGGCTATTTTAAGTTAGAGAGAAACCGCTGGGGATTTTATGCATTTAACAGCGTTCCCATAGATGTTCCCTTGAGTCCGATGGGTAGTCGAAAAGATATATTAAACCAACTTTTTTCTGACTATGGAAATCCGATTCCTCAGATTGTCGATGCGATCGCAGAGGATAATATTTATGAAGATAATATCTACGATCGCCTTCCTCTCCCTGGCTCTTGGGGAACCGATCGAGTGACCTTAATTGGAGATGCCGCCCATCCCGTGCAACCGAATATTGGTCAAGGAGGATGCATCGCGATCGAAGATGCTTACGAACTGGTCAAATTTATCCGAAATACTTCTCAAATATCGCAATTGAGTGCTGCCTTACGAGAATTTGAACAACATCGCAGTCCGCGAGTGGAAAAAGTCTTCGCAACGGCTCGGCAGATTGGTACTTTAGGCGCTCTTAATACCCCATTTTCTTGCGGGTTACGCAACTGGATTTATCGTCTGACTCCCACTTGGCTAGGAGACTTGCAATTTAAATGGTTATTTGATTATCAACCGTAA
- a CDS encoding DUF928 domain-containing protein, protein MVRSWFSGLSRFRLRGTIAVLLSTLVFGLPLPALALEDLDLPDDVGLPSRRQAGGTRGPCVADPTAQLTPLLPQLNVGRTLSSSPTLFVYLPKHTTDRAMLIVQELDRQKVWEAGLTLNELSDRTKDRFLKAEFESEIALSGEAGVASISMGDYPQLPELEPGKIYLWAFQFICANTFSDYTQGWIEVISSNDDRTKVQGELEQAKSDRDRIKIYAEQGIWYDLMAMVAQMRQMPGLDSDRAIEDWKSILRHPQVGLENIAEEPLLPSCCTSPEASVPSSPSSE, encoded by the coding sequence ATGGTACGTTCCTGGTTCTCTGGTTTATCTAGATTTCGCCTTCGAGGCACGATCGCCGTTCTCTTGAGTACGCTAGTTTTCGGGCTGCCTTTGCCAGCATTGGCCTTGGAGGACCTGGACTTGCCAGATGATGTTGGTTTGCCCAGTCGTCGCCAAGCGGGAGGAACGCGCGGCCCTTGTGTTGCCGACCCTACGGCTCAATTAACGCCTTTGCTGCCACAGTTAAATGTGGGCCGAACTCTCAGTTCTTCTCCAACGTTGTTTGTCTATTTGCCCAAACATACCACCGATCGCGCGATGCTGATCGTTCAGGAGTTGGATCGCCAAAAGGTATGGGAAGCGGGATTAACCCTCAACGAGCTGAGCGATCGCACTAAGGATCGATTTTTAAAGGCAGAATTTGAAAGTGAGATTGCCTTAAGCGGCGAAGCTGGAGTTGCGAGTATCTCGATGGGCGATTATCCGCAACTTCCAGAACTGGAACCGGGTAAGATTTATTTGTGGGCCTTTCAGTTTATTTGCGCGAATACGTTTAGCGACTATACTCAGGGGTGGATTGAAGTTATCTCCAGCAATGATGACCGGACGAAAGTACAAGGGGAGTTGGAGCAGGCGAAGTCCGATCGCGATCGGATAAAAATCTATGCCGAGCAGGGCATTTGGTACGATTTGATGGCGATGGTGGCTCAGATGCGACAAATGCCCGGTCTCGATAGCGATCGCGCGATCGAAGATTGGAAAAGTATTTTGCGCCATCCTCAAGTCGGTTTAGAAAATATTGCCGAGGAACCGCTGCTTCCTTCCTGTTGTACGTCTCCAGAAGCGAGTGTTCCATCTTCTCCTAGTTCGGAATAA
- a CDS encoding MlaE family lipid ABC transporter permease subunit: MSQLNLSSLGVSLQRPLAAIFLGGQAIAHILAGKIHRRNTLEQMANVGPASLAIAAMTATSVGFVFTIQVAREFINFGATAAVGGILSLALARELSPVLTSVVVAGRVSSAFAAEIGTMQVTEQIDALYMLKTDPIDYLVIPRLIACCLMLPLLTLISLVAGVASGMFIARAQYNIPTSVFLSSVQNFMTPWDVASAVIKSAIFGALIAIIGCSWGLTTTGGAKGVGLSTTTSVVVSLLAIFITDFGLSWIMFQGVGSSSIDGL; encoded by the coding sequence TTGAGCCAACTGAACCTGTCGTCCCTTGGTGTTTCGCTACAACGACCGCTGGCTGCCATATTTTTAGGCGGCCAAGCGATCGCCCATATCCTGGCTGGCAAAATTCATCGTCGCAATACCCTAGAACAAATGGCCAACGTGGGTCCTGCTTCTCTGGCGATCGCCGCTATGACTGCCACGAGCGTTGGTTTCGTCTTCACTATCCAAGTCGCGCGGGAATTTATCAACTTTGGCGCAACTGCCGCTGTCGGGGGCATTCTCTCCCTCGCTTTGGCGCGAGAACTCTCTCCCGTTCTCACCTCCGTGGTCGTTGCCGGTCGAGTTAGCTCTGCCTTTGCCGCAGAAATTGGTACCATGCAGGTAACCGAGCAAATCGACGCATTGTACATGCTCAAAACCGATCCCATCGATTATCTCGTCATTCCGCGACTGATTGCCTGTTGTTTAATGCTCCCGTTACTCACCCTCATCTCTCTCGTTGCCGGTGTTGCCTCCGGGATGTTTATTGCTCGCGCTCAGTACAATATCCCGACCTCAGTCTTTCTCTCCTCCGTACAGAATTTCATGACCCCTTGGGATGTAGCCAGTGCCGTGATTAAATCCGCCATCTTTGGCGCTCTAATTGCGATTATCGGGTGCAGTTGGGGACTCACCACCACTGGAGGAGCAAAAGGAGTCGGACTTTCCACCACCACTTCCGTTGTCGTCTCCCTCCTGGCTATCTTTATTACCGACTTCGGACTCTCGTGGATTATGTTCCAAGGAGTAGGGAGTTCCTCCATTGATGGGTTGTAG
- a CDS encoding DUF3119 family protein, translating to MTSTPFSTSNATQPPVAVSLQPSYRIPLVLILLSIPLVAVQTILAVALSLFGLFLTLQTANIRLTFAETALDVYYSGKLIRQFPYREWENWAIFWDKFPILFYFKEVKSIHFLPIIFDYQTLKRCLEERCPRSH from the coding sequence ATGACATCAACGCCCTTCTCTACATCAAATGCAACCCAACCCCCCGTCGCGGTAAGCTTGCAACCGAGCTATCGCATTCCTTTGGTTCTCATACTTTTGTCTATTCCCTTAGTTGCCGTCCAGACGATCCTGGCTGTAGCGCTCTCCCTGTTCGGGCTATTCCTGACGTTGCAAACCGCCAACATTCGCCTTACCTTTGCCGAAACCGCTCTAGATGTTTACTATTCCGGTAAGTTGATTCGTCAATTTCCGTACCGGGAATGGGAAAATTGGGCAATTTTTTGGGATAAGTTTCCCATTTTGTTCTATTTCAAAGAAGTGAAAAGCATTCATTTTCTGCCCATTATCTTTGACTATCAAACCCTCAAGCGTTGTTTGGAAGAACGCTGTCCCCGTTCTCATTAA